A single Sulfurimonas aquatica DNA region contains:
- a CDS encoding class I SAM-dependent rRNA methyltransferase: MSNEIVLTLKTDFAEKFKNGYPLISKESISDWSRVPSEGSILKLFDEKKNFIAKGYHGIQNKGYGWVLSTKEDEIIDITLFKNKISSAIKYREDFYQDDKTTAFRVFNGEGDGVGGLTIDYFDGYYLLTWYSIGIYEFREEILEALKLTVEYKGIYQKKRFDSKGMYLNENDDFLYGQKAPEPLIVKENGANFAIYLDDGAMVGVFLDQREVRKTIRDKYAKGKSALNTFSYTGVFSVFAALGGATQTTSVDLAKRSRPKTQEQFTINSIDLDKQSIIVEDVFDYFKYAVRKKLSFDIVIVDPPSFARSKKRTFSANKDYVKLLKEVITITSKNGLIVASTNSANFSMMTFRDFIKTAFKELRVKYKVEESFSLPKDFKVLNECKESDYLKVVFIRRFG, from the coding sequence ATGTCTAATGAAATAGTTCTAACGCTAAAAACAGACTTCGCAGAGAAGTTTAAAAATGGTTATCCTCTAATCTCAAAAGAGTCAATTAGCGACTGGAGTAGAGTCCCTTCAGAAGGTTCAATACTCAAGCTTTTTGACGAGAAAAAAAACTTTATAGCCAAGGGCTACCATGGCATTCAAAACAAAGGCTATGGATGGGTGCTTTCTACGAAAGAAGATGAAATTATCGATATAACGCTCTTTAAAAACAAGATCTCTTCAGCGATAAAGTATAGAGAAGATTTTTATCAAGATGATAAGACGACCGCGTTTAGAGTCTTTAATGGTGAAGGCGATGGAGTTGGTGGCTTAACTATCGACTATTTTGATGGTTACTACCTGCTCACTTGGTATAGCATTGGGATTTATGAGTTTAGAGAAGAGATTTTAGAAGCTCTTAAACTCACGGTAGAGTACAAAGGCATCTACCAAAAGAAACGCTTTGACAGTAAAGGTATGTACCTCAATGAAAATGATGACTTTCTTTATGGCCAAAAAGCTCCTGAGCCTCTTATCGTCAAAGAGAATGGTGCGAACTTCGCAATCTACCTAGATGATGGAGCTATGGTTGGCGTTTTTCTAGACCAACGCGAGGTAAGAAAAACTATACGAGATAAATATGCAAAAGGAAAATCTGCACTTAATACCTTTTCATATACGGGAGTGTTTTCTGTTTTTGCCGCTCTTGGTGGAGCGACACAAACTACAAGCGTAGACCTAGCCAAACGCAGTCGTCCAAAAACACAAGAGCAGTTCACTATAAACTCTATAGACTTAGACAAACAAAGTATCATTGTCGAAGACGTGTTCGACTACTTTAAGTACGCCGTACGAAAAAAGTTAAGCTTTGATATCGTCATAGTGGACCCACCAAGTTTTGCAAGAAGTAAGAAACGGACATTTAGCGCTAACAAAGACTATGTCAAACTCCTAAAAGAGGTGATTACCATAACATCTAAAAATGGTCTCATAGTAGCTTCAACAAACTCCGCAAACTTTAGCATGATGACGTTTCGAGATTTTATTAAAACGGCGTTTAAAGAGTTGAGAGTAAAGTATAAAGTAGAGGAGAGTTTCTCTTTGCCAAAGGACTTCAAAGTCTTAAATGAGTGTAAAGAGAGTGACTATCTCAAAGTTGTTTTTATTCGTAGGTTTGGATAA
- a CDS encoding YcaO-like family protein, with protein sequence MRLLSKDATLGESLSKMKNVLADVGCQTNFSQSKHPLENCFSVNLSSQEAPRHIYSNGKGIINDASMASALGEYIERLQTNNFFIDFHLPQRKYYPDEVAFDFGGDYLNAELKDIYNPTGELTDEDLVDYNSDYSDKIVSLPFIKNSTQEKIYIPINILSNLYVSNGLATGNSALEAQVQALSEIFERYVKIEIIKNGYALPSFTQEVIESFPRVHKDVEALRALGYIVEVLDASLGGKFPVTAISFINPNASTLFVSFGAHPILEVSLERTMTELMQGRSLENLDSFETPTFDMSIVSDSFNLESHFVDSNGKLGFSFLSSKKSFELAPWAYNGGSTKDEHTYLLSILKDMNKETYLREYEYLGFYSCQMIVPSISEVYPIDDLIYNNKNNGKLIRDMVLNFKDYNPQDIMIEIEQLEDSLNMEKYIGVIFEQNFNLLEFKAQIYLELGEIDEALEIFEYSENRLGRLIVELARIEELELDFTEYEEALYHVFTKEKVLKALKILDGDETFINVTLHQDYNNMLNLYDKLEKKKCLMK encoded by the coding sequence ATAAGACTTTTATCTAAAGACGCAACTCTAGGAGAGTCTCTTAGTAAAATGAAAAATGTCTTAGCTGACGTTGGTTGCCAAACAAATTTTTCACAAAGCAAGCATCCCTTAGAGAACTGTTTTTCAGTAAATCTTAGCTCACAAGAAGCACCTAGACATATCTACTCAAATGGCAAAGGGATAATTAACGATGCTTCTATGGCTAGTGCATTAGGTGAGTATATCGAGAGACTCCAAACTAACAACTTTTTTATAGATTTTCACTTACCCCAAAGAAAGTACTATCCAGATGAAGTTGCCTTTGACTTTGGCGGGGATTATTTAAACGCTGAACTCAAAGATATTTACAACCCAACTGGTGAACTCACTGATGAAGACTTAGTTGATTATAACAGTGACTATTCGGATAAAATAGTCTCTCTTCCTTTTATAAAAAACTCTACACAAGAAAAAATATATATACCTATAAATATTTTAAGTAATCTCTATGTAAGCAATGGTTTAGCAACGGGCAATTCTGCTCTTGAAGCGCAGGTTCAAGCTCTTAGTGAGATATTTGAACGCTATGTAAAGATAGAGATTATCAAAAATGGTTATGCACTTCCATCATTTACACAAGAAGTCATTGAGAGCTTTCCCCGGGTCCATAAAGACGTTGAAGCACTGAGAGCGCTTGGTTATATAGTCGAAGTTTTAGACGCTTCTTTAGGCGGTAAGTTTCCAGTAACCGCCATCTCTTTTATTAACCCTAACGCATCTACCTTATTTGTCTCTTTTGGAGCGCACCCCATCTTAGAAGTCTCTTTAGAACGTACAATGACGGAACTTATGCAAGGTCGCTCGCTTGAAAACCTCGACAGCTTTGAAACACCAACATTTGATATGAGTATAGTCTCGGATAGTTTCAACCTAGAGTCACACTTTGTAGATTCCAATGGTAAACTTGGTTTTAGTTTTTTAAGTTCTAAAAAGAGCTTTGAACTTGCTCCATGGGCATATAATGGAGGTAGTACAAAAGATGAGCATACCTATCTTCTTAGTATTTTAAAAGATATGAATAAAGAGACGTACCTTAGAGAGTATGAGTACCTCGGCTTTTACTCATGTCAAATGATAGTTCCTAGTATCTCTGAAGTCTATCCTATTGATGATTTGATTTATAACAATAAAAACAATGGAAAACTCATACGTGATATGGTGCTTAACTTCAAGGATTATAACCCCCAAGATATTATGATAGAGATAGAACAGCTAGAAGATTCTCTCAATATGGAAAAATACATTGGCGTTATATTTGAGCAAAACTTCAATCTTTTAGAGTTTAAGGCGCAGATTTACTTAGAACTTGGAGAAATAGACGAAGCTCTTGAGATTTTTGAGTACTCTGAGAACAGACTAGGCCGTCTTATCGTTGAGTTAGCTCGCATTGAAGAGTTGGAGTTAGATTTTACTGAGTATGAAGAGGCCTTATACCATGTTTTCACTAAAGAAAAAGTTCTCAAAGCTCTTAAAATTTTAGATGGCGATGAGACTTTCATAAATGTAACGCTCCATCAAGACTATAATAACATGTTAAATTTATATGATAAACTCGAGAAGAAAAAATGTCTAATGAAATAG
- a CDS encoding class II SORL domain-containing protein, which translates to MPKINKYVDIDTVEREAKKDLIDRHSPFIHCADTAKAGEPFEVTVKMGNEYTHPDDFDHYIESVTLFNGDTQLAKASYVPGTLGNTKAHNTTTFTIIPTGKKLNLVAHGYCTKHGIWEGTPVEVAVAQ; encoded by the coding sequence ATGCCAAAGATTAACAAGTATGTTGATATAGACACTGTAGAAAGAGAAGCTAAAAAAGACTTAATTGACCGTCACTCACCGTTCATTCACTGTGCAGACACTGCAAAAGCTGGAGAGCCATTTGAAGTAACTGTTAAAATGGGTAACGAGTATACTCACCCAGATGATTTTGATCACTACATCGAGTCTGTAACTTTATTCAATGGTGACACTCAGTTAGCAAAAGCTTCTTATGTTCCAGGAACTCTAGGTAATACTAAAGCTCACAACACTACAACTTTTACTATTATTCCAACTGGTAAAAAACTTAACCTTGTAGCTCACGGTTACTGTACTAAACACGGTATCTGGGAAGGTACTCCTGTAGAAGTAGCTGTAGCTCAGTAA
- a CDS encoding GW dipeptide domain-containing protein has translation MKKLLLLIGLSLSLLASVQHTSTVKETLSSGGYTYMKVQDKDKSYWIAMTQRAVKVGDSISYSEQGWMQNFHSKTLNRTFDKILFAADVEKKKTLREQIPKKSVMKSSYQNKNSISIAELFANRDKYVGKIVTLKGKVTKTSKGIMKLNWLHLQDGSNFENMDDLVFTSTQELPSNGEIIYAKGKVIKDKDFGYGYFYPVIIQEATFSK, from the coding sequence ATGAAAAAACTGCTCCTCCTCATTGGACTAAGTCTAAGCTTACTAGCTTCAGTACAACACACTTCAACTGTAAAAGAGACGCTCTCTAGTGGTGGCTATACATATATGAAAGTGCAAGATAAAGATAAAAGCTACTGGATAGCTATGACCCAAAGAGCTGTAAAGGTTGGAGACTCTATATCTTATTCAGAACAGGGCTGGATGCAAAACTTTCACTCTAAAACTCTAAACCGTACATTTGATAAGATTCTTTTTGCGGCAGATGTAGAGAAGAAAAAAACTCTAAGAGAGCAGATACCAAAAAAATCTGTAATGAAATCTTCATATCAAAATAAAAATAGTATCTCAATCGCTGAACTTTTTGCTAACCGTGACAAATATGTAGGCAAAATCGTAACACTCAAAGGCAAAGTTACAAAAACTTCAAAAGGCATTATGAAACTAAACTGGCTGCACCTTCAAGATGGAAGTAACTTTGAAAATATGGATGATTTAGTTTTTACGTCAACACAAGAACTTCCTTCAAATGGGGAAATTATTTATGCCAAAGGAAAAGTAATTAAAGACAAAGATTTTGGTTATGGATACTTTTATCCTGTAATCATTCAAGAAGCAACTTTTAGTAAGTAA
- a CDS encoding sensor histidine kinase — MFKQIFLLLVSIFLSLNATPLVQINSDELKLKNFSLEYYVDKSNNQTLKEITNQEFKQGVSGLSLGNHENSTWLRFKLKNTTAKNKTIYLHSELAYLTNKIEFYELKNKKLLHTKIIDFINSDYDSNFVYATDALFKISLKKNETKTIYIKNYMRTVQVMNYTLYDEYNSKQRLSKKNIYIILSVGMLLALAIYHLILYLSTRYREYLYYTLYLGSSVLWMSQISGLLATEFEFYYTREHEYYLLFLMFVPIFISLFTKKIFNMPQNYKIENTLLNSVILLFSLSFLIGLYDVILSMYLATLFIIYMFLSLFIVALSMFLKNEPLAFTFLIANSFFSSFALLTDLFYMGVLEYSSFVFNAASIGVLIESILLAFILSYRIKLLQKSELEKSQELISQIQTSREKDKLLFQQNKMVSMGEMIENIAHQWRQPLSQINSSVLLIDDYLYQHSLQNATVEKELSDIESLTTYLSTTIDSFRNFFDPNKKHTHFDLKDIIENALLISNSSTPTNDIDVKISINGKYRYYGLEDELQQVLIILLNNAKDVLINRNIPNPTISIYITNDDKYYMIKVCDNAGGIDEELMDKIFEPYFTTKHKTQGTGLGLYISKLIIEENMLGQIEALNKDDGACFNIKFPLNESKN, encoded by the coding sequence ATGTTTAAACAGATTTTTTTACTTCTTGTATCCATTTTTTTATCTCTAAATGCCACGCCACTTGTGCAAATAAATAGCGATGAGCTTAAGCTAAAAAACTTTTCCTTAGAGTACTACGTAGATAAGAGTAATAATCAAACACTCAAAGAGATTACAAATCAAGAGTTTAAACAAGGTGTAAGCGGTCTCTCACTTGGAAACCATGAAAACTCAACATGGCTGCGTTTTAAACTCAAAAACACAACGGCAAAAAATAAAACTATCTATTTACATTCAGAGCTCGCTTACCTCACAAATAAAATCGAATTTTATGAGCTTAAAAATAAAAAGCTTTTACACACAAAAATCATAGACTTTATAAATAGTGACTACGACTCAAACTTCGTATACGCTACAGATGCTCTATTTAAGATCTCTCTTAAAAAAAATGAGACTAAAACAATCTATATAAAAAACTACATGAGAACTGTTCAAGTGATGAACTACACACTCTATGATGAGTATAACTCCAAACAAAGACTTAGTAAAAAAAATATCTATATAATTTTAAGCGTTGGTATGCTTTTAGCCCTTGCTATCTATCACCTTATTCTCTATCTCTCTACTAGATATAGGGAATACCTTTACTATACGCTCTATCTAGGTAGTTCAGTACTTTGGATGTCTCAGATTTCTGGATTATTAGCAACTGAGTTTGAATTTTATTATACTAGAGAGCATGAGTACTATCTTCTTTTTCTTATGTTTGTTCCTATTTTCATCTCTCTATTTACAAAGAAAATATTTAATATGCCACAAAATTACAAAATTGAAAATACTCTTTTAAATTCTGTAATTTTACTCTTTTCACTCTCATTTCTTATAGGTTTATATGATGTTATATTATCGATGTACTTAGCTACGCTCTTTATAATATATATGTTTTTATCTCTTTTTATAGTTGCGCTTTCAATGTTTTTAAAAAACGAGCCCTTAGCTTTTACTTTTTTAATAGCAAATAGTTTCTTTTCATCTTTTGCTCTTCTAACTGACCTTTTTTACATGGGAGTTTTAGAGTACAGCAGTTTTGTGTTTAACGCCGCGAGCATTGGAGTACTTATAGAGTCCATACTTTTGGCATTTATACTCTCATACAGAATTAAACTTTTGCAAAAAAGTGAGTTAGAGAAGTCTCAAGAGTTAATCTCACAGATACAAACATCTAGAGAAAAAGATAAGCTACTCTTTCAACAAAACAAGATGGTAAGTATGGGAGAGATGATAGAAAATATAGCCCATCAGTGGAGACAACCGCTTTCTCAGATAAACTCATCTGTCCTCCTTATAGATGACTACCTCTATCAGCACTCACTCCAAAACGCCACTGTAGAAAAAGAGCTCTCAGACATAGAGAGCCTAACAACATACCTATCAACGACTATAGATAGCTTTAGGAACTTTTTTGATCCAAATAAGAAACATACACACTTTGATTTAAAAGATATTATTGAAAATGCCCTGCTTATAAGTAATAGTTCTACTCCCACAAATGATATAGATGTAAAAATAAGTATAAATGGAAAATACAGATACTATGGACTTGAGGATGAGCTACAACAAGTTCTCATCATTTTACTTAACAATGCAAAAGACGTACTTATAAATCGTAACATTCCAAATCCTACTATCAGTATCTATATCACTAATGATGATAAATACTACATGATAAAAGTGTGTGATAATGCGGGTGGTATTGATGAAGAGCTTATGGATAAAATATTTGAACCCTATTTTACGACAAAACATAAAACACAAGGAACTGGGCTAGGACTTTATATCTCTAAACTCATCATCGAAGAGAATATGCTAGGTCAAATTGAGGCACTTAACAAAGATGATGGTGCATGTTTTAACATCAAGTTTCCACTCAATGAATCTAAAAACTAA
- the glyS gene encoding glycine--tRNA ligase subunit beta, producing the protein MLKPLLIEIGVEELPAVPLLKELKNIEKKYADILEGHSLLGEFEFYYTPRRLVIWHREFKVAQEDSVEEFFGAPLSVAYKDGVATPAANGFAKKCGVTLEELSTADKGGKEVLYYKKDVPGRASVELLPEIIETWIKSLEFGKTMRWGSLSESFIRPIRWVNVMLNDELVPFTLFGVNSSKVTFLHRIAKFGELEVSGAKEYFDALEKGGVTLFPELRAQKISADFKKIEEENDVTIEIDEELFKEVVAITENPTALLGSFDETFLRLPPEVIVTSMKEHQRYFPVFKDGKLLNKFVVVSNALTDDFSEVVAGNETVLRPRLADGLFFWDNDLKTGLTTKGLEKITFFKGLGSVGDKITREGEIASALFDKYAPDANKADLTRAVALAKADLMSEMVYEFTELQGLMGGYYALEQGESKAVATAITEQYLPDGEDSELPSTPLSAIVAMSIKLDTLLALFSVNQIPTGSRDPFALRRAVNGLVRIVNEFEFEFDIVETMKELSSNYAQMDLEKLEIFILERIKRYYDVNPSIIEAVLASGERELLALGRKIEALNSLVNSEGFDEVSSTFKRVANITKDMDLNAELTLDVELLSEEAEKTLMAKYKAVSGVTYESYESELDALLGLKPELDSFFTNVMVNAEDESIKNNRKSLVASIYKSILKIADIKEVSI; encoded by the coding sequence ATGTTAAAACCACTATTAATCGAAATCGGCGTTGAAGAATTACCAGCAGTTCCCCTTTTAAAAGAACTTAAAAATATTGAAAAAAAATATGCTGATATTCTGGAGGGTCACTCTCTTTTAGGTGAGTTTGAATTTTACTATACGCCTAGGCGTTTAGTTATTTGGCATAGAGAGTTTAAAGTTGCGCAAGAAGATAGCGTAGAGGAGTTTTTTGGCGCTCCACTTTCAGTAGCGTACAAAGATGGCGTGGCAACTCCCGCGGCAAATGGTTTTGCAAAAAAGTGTGGCGTTACGCTTGAAGAACTTTCAACTGCAGATAAAGGTGGTAAGGAAGTTCTTTACTACAAAAAAGACGTTCCAGGACGTGCTTCGGTAGAGCTACTCCCTGAGATAATCGAGACTTGGATAAAATCTTTAGAGTTTGGAAAGACTATGAGATGGGGAAGTTTAAGTGAGAGTTTTATCCGTCCTATTAGATGGGTAAACGTGATGCTTAACGATGAACTCGTACCCTTTACTCTCTTTGGCGTAAACTCTTCTAAGGTGACATTTTTACACCGCATAGCTAAGTTTGGCGAGTTAGAAGTAAGTGGGGCTAAAGAGTACTTTGACGCATTAGAGAAGGGTGGCGTTACGCTTTTTCCTGAACTTCGCGCACAAAAGATCTCAGCTGACTTTAAAAAGATAGAAGAAGAGAATGACGTTACCATTGAGATAGACGAAGAGCTTTTTAAAGAAGTAGTTGCCATTACTGAAAATCCTACAGCGCTTTTGGGTTCGTTTGATGAGACTTTTTTAAGACTTCCTCCTGAAGTTATCGTTACTTCTATGAAAGAGCACCAACGCTACTTTCCAGTCTTTAAAGATGGGAAGCTTTTAAATAAGTTTGTCGTTGTTTCAAACGCACTTACAGACGACTTTTCTGAAGTGGTTGCTGGAAACGAGACAGTACTGCGTCCGCGTTTAGCAGATGGACTCTTTTTCTGGGACAATGATCTAAAAACTGGACTCACTACAAAAGGTCTTGAAAAAATTACATTTTTCAAAGGTCTTGGAAGCGTTGGCGATAAGATAACTAGAGAGGGTGAAATCGCATCAGCTCTTTTTGATAAGTATGCACCAGATGCTAACAAAGCAGATTTAACACGAGCCGTAGCACTTGCAAAAGCTGACCTTATGAGTGAAATGGTATATGAGTTTACAGAACTTCAAGGCCTTATGGGTGGATACTATGCATTAGAGCAGGGTGAGAGTAAGGCAGTAGCTACTGCAATAACCGAGCAGTACTTACCAGACGGTGAAGATAGTGAACTCCCATCAACGCCACTAAGCGCTATAGTTGCTATGAGTATAAAGCTAGATACTCTTTTAGCTCTTTTTAGCGTAAATCAGATACCAACGGGCTCACGAGATCCATTTGCTCTTCGTCGCGCGGTAAATGGTCTAGTTCGAATTGTTAACGAGTTTGAATTTGAGTTTGACATAGTTGAAACTATGAAAGAGTTGTCATCTAACTATGCACAGATGGATTTAGAAAAACTTGAGATATTTATACTAGAGCGCATTAAACGCTACTATGACGTTAACCCATCTATCATTGAAGCAGTTCTTGCTTCAGGTGAGAGAGAACTTTTAGCGCTTGGTCGCAAGATAGAAGCGCTCAATAGCCTTGTAAACTCTGAAGGTTTTGATGAAGTAAGCTCAACTTTTAAACGCGTTGCAAACATTACAAAAGATATGGACTTAAACGCTGAACTTACTTTAGACGTAGAGTTGCTTAGCGAAGAGGCTGAAAAAACGCTTATGGCAAAGTATAAAGCGGTAAGTGGCGTCACTTATGAGAGTTATGAGTCTGAACTTGACGCCCTTTTAGGACTCAAGCCAGAGCTTGATAGTTTCTTTACAAACGTAATGGTAAACGCGGAAGACGAGTCTATCAAAAACAATAGAAAATCTTTGGTAGCGTCAATCTACAAAAGCATACTTAAAATAGCGGACATTAAAGAGGTAAGTATTTAA
- a CDS encoding S1C family serine protease produces the protein MKYILALLLLSVGLNASVKDSIVKIYTVSKIPNYSIPWNSSIRRSNGSGSIVMGDRILTNAHVVANETFLEVKRHGDTKRYEAEVEYISHQADLALLKVKDKEFFVDTQSLELGELPKILQEITVYGFPMGGNSLSVSTGIVSRIEHNRYAHSREIFLSIQVDAAVNPGSSGGPAISDGKIVGVVMQQISKSQNIGYLVPSEVIKHFFEDIEDEKYDGYAHLGMSTQKMENEALRSIYKMKKGTTGVMVMDIAQTSSVHGILKDGDILTAVEGHKIENDGTVEFMPEQFTSYMYYVDKKQLGESVEFTLLRDGKEELLSIELKHIADNDLLVDTLEHDVMPRYYIYGGYVFTPLSRNLLVSSRSTLLDLRVASREWATQERDEVVILQKVLADKTNRGDHNFALWMIDKVNSKKFKNFSEFVSLIKESKGEFIVLENSDGVKVAIDKIKAEAIEEEILKRYSIKSSSSE, from the coding sequence ATGAAGTATATACTAGCTCTTCTTCTATTGTCGGTTGGATTAAATGCAAGCGTTAAAGACTCCATAGTAAAGATATACACAGTCTCTAAAATCCCCAACTACTCAATCCCATGGAACTCAAGTATCAGACGCTCTAATGGCTCTGGTAGCATAGTAATGGGAGATAGAATACTTACAAACGCTCATGTGGTTGCCAATGAGACCTTTTTAGAGGTTAAACGCCATGGTGACACTAAACGCTATGAAGCTGAAGTAGAGTACATCTCTCATCAAGCCGACTTAGCCCTTCTTAAAGTAAAGGATAAAGAGTTTTTTGTAGATACTCAGAGTCTAGAGTTAGGAGAGCTTCCTAAGATACTTCAAGAGATTACGGTATATGGTTTTCCTATGGGTGGAAACTCTTTGAGCGTAAGTACGGGTATAGTATCACGAATAGAGCATAATAGATACGCACACTCAAGAGAGATATTTCTCTCTATTCAGGTTGATGCTGCAGTAAACCCTGGAAGTAGTGGCGGACCGGCCATTAGTGATGGTAAGATTGTAGGTGTTGTGATGCAGCAGATTTCAAAATCACAAAATATTGGTTATCTTGTGCCTTCTGAAGTAATAAAGCATTTTTTTGAAGATATAGAAGATGAGAAGTATGATGGTTATGCTCATCTAGGTATGTCTACACAGAAGATGGAAAATGAAGCGTTAAGAAGTATCTATAAGATGAAAAAAGGCACTACCGGCGTTATGGTAATGGATATAGCACAGACGTCTTCAGTTCATGGAATTCTCAAAGATGGAGATATACTCACTGCTGTTGAGGGGCATAAGATAGAGAATGATGGAACGGTAGAGTTTATGCCAGAACAGTTTACCTCATATATGTACTATGTAGATAAGAAGCAGTTAGGGGAGAGTGTAGAGTTTACATTGCTTCGTGATGGTAAAGAGGAGCTACTAAGTATAGAGTTAAAGCATATAGCAGATAATGACTTACTAGTAGATACGCTAGAGCATGATGTTATGCCTAGGTACTATATATATGGCGGGTATGTATTTACTCCACTAAGTAGAAACTTACTTGTAAGTAGTCGCTCTACACTTCTTGATCTAAGAGTCGCTTCTCGTGAATGGGCAACACAAGAGAGAGACGAGGTAGTCATACTACAAAAAGTACTAGCAGATAAAACAAACAGAGGAGACCATAACTTTGCTCTTTGGATGATAGACAAAGTAAACTCCAAAAAGTTTAAAAATTTCAGTGAATTTGTAAGCCTTATAAAAGAGTCAAAAGGCGAATTTATAGTGCTAGAGAATAGTGACGGCGTTAAGGTTGCCATAGATAAGATAAAAGCGGAGGCTATAGAAGAAGAGATTCTTAAACGCTACAGTATCAAAAGTTCAAGTAGTGAGTAG
- a CDS encoding NAD(P)/FAD-dependent oxidoreductase, translated as MYDIAIVGAGINGCSMAYELHKEGKKVILFDMDGIASGGSGAAGAFISPKFSKSGELKEILGEAFTYSMTFYEKNFPECFKKSPLLHIAKDEAEAQTLKEYKEKTSLELLSLSSELNESVSINAGIVDAKSMCEAMVKGVKLVKQKVESLVYDDTVWVINESYSVKEVVLATGAYEGVIKEPYLELRGVWGHRIDIKTTTNNPHSIHQFVSISPSEHGELAIGATHNVHYHPQKNADAYDINSGREELLEKASRSIELENVEVIRDYMGLRSGSFDYMPLIGRVVLSSETLLNKTLNFKVKKADYSEYEYYPNLYMINGSGGYGFVLAPYLANILKSYITGSDKISDRVSPARFFARWAKKNDNILI; from the coding sequence ATGTATGACATAGCCATAGTAGGTGCGGGTATAAATGGGTGTAGTATGGCTTATGAACTTCATAAAGAGGGGAAAAAGGTAATCCTATTTGATATGGATGGCATAGCAAGTGGGGGAAGTGGTGCTGCTGGTGCATTTATATCTCCAAAGTTTTCCAAATCAGGAGAACTTAAAGAGATACTTGGCGAGGCTTTTACCTACTCAATGACCTTTTATGAAAAGAATTTTCCAGAGTGTTTTAAAAAATCTCCACTCCTTCATATAGCAAAAGATGAAGCCGAAGCTCAGACACTAAAAGAGTACAAAGAAAAAACCTCTCTAGAGTTGCTCTCTCTTAGTAGTGAGTTAAACGAAAGTGTGAGTATAAACGCAGGTATAGTAGATGCTAAATCTATGTGTGAAGCTATGGTCAAGGGTGTAAAGCTTGTAAAACAAAAAGTAGAGAGTCTCGTATATGATGATACTGTTTGGGTTATAAATGAATCCTATAGTGTAAAAGAGGTTGTTTTAGCTACTGGGGCATATGAGGGTGTTATAAAAGAGCCTTATTTAGAACTTCGTGGTGTTTGGGGACACCGTATCGACATTAAGACTACAACTAACAATCCTCACTCGATTCATCAGTTTGTCTCTATCTCTCCAAGTGAACATGGTGAGTTGGCAATAGGTGCTACGCATAACGTACACTACCATCCGCAAAAAAATGCAGATGCTTATGATATAAACTCGGGAAGAGAGGAGTTACTTGAGAAGGCTTCGCGGAGTATAGAGCTTGAAAATGTTGAGGTGATTAGGGATTATATGGGGCTTCGTTCTGGCTCATTTGATTATATGCCTCTTATTGGAAGAGTGGTACTCTCAAGTGAAACTCTTTTAAATAAAACTTTGAACTTTAAGGTGAAAAAAGCAGACTATAGCGAGTATGAGTACTATCCAAATCTCTACATGATAAATGGGAGTGGTGGATATGGATTTGTTCTTGCTCCATATTTGGCAAATATTTTAAAAAGTTATATTACTGGTAGTGACAAAATAAGCGATAGAGTAAGCCCTGCAAGGTTTTTTGCTAGATGGGCTAAAAAAAATGATAACATTCTGATATAA